Proteins from a genomic interval of Bacteroidota bacterium:
- a CDS encoding NUDIX domain-containing protein, protein MAAMGPDSVQLGRYVSSILRGLKPAYGLRLELGGWARVSELASVALRHWQGEGDPSAQDVLRVLESGQGQWYEFAGQWVRSRLHPQFSAFEAFRPEQPPLYLCLGIHRASWRQIRRHGLREDPAVLLRAQPELALQDARRNWADRGFALLVDALAMHEDGFVFLRHGQEDLWAVEFVPTAYVLNRERPLRLVLAGGGILHRWREGRLEVLLLKRRGIWDLPKGKMDPTDLTLESCTLREVKEEVGDFPFVLERYVTASQHVYSHGEHLILKTTHWYTMRSPVEDFPVGHNPKVTEYRWTPIEEAIELVGFETLRQVLTHVRHLLSPPDSNGAAASPPVDHPGIPEEPQWAMMAGADS, encoded by the coding sequence ATGGCAGCGATGGGGCCAGACTCCGTCCAGCTGGGTCGGTACGTCAGTTCGATCTTGCGAGGTCTCAAGCCGGCCTATGGGTTGCGACTCGAGCTCGGGGGGTGGGCTCGAGTCTCGGAGCTTGCGTCTGTCGCCCTGCGCCACTGGCAAGGGGAGGGGGATCCCTCGGCGCAGGACGTGTTGCGCGTACTGGAGTCGGGTCAAGGCCAGTGGTATGAGTTCGCGGGCCAGTGGGTGCGTTCGCGTCTGCATCCCCAGTTTTCCGCGTTCGAAGCCTTTCGGCCGGAGCAGCCCCCTCTGTACCTCTGCCTTGGGATTCATCGCGCTAGCTGGCGGCAAATCCGGCGTCATGGCCTGCGCGAGGATCCAGCTGTGCTGCTGCGCGCCCAACCGGAGCTGGCCTTGCAGGATGCGCGGCGTAATTGGGCAGACCGGGGCTTCGCGCTTCTTGTGGACGCGCTGGCCATGCACGAAGACGGCTTCGTCTTTCTCCGTCACGGCCAAGAGGACCTTTGGGCGGTGGAGTTCGTCCCGACGGCGTATGTACTCAACCGCGAGCGGCCCTTGCGTCTTGTGTTGGCCGGCGGGGGTATTTTGCACCGCTGGCGCGAAGGGCGGCTTGAGGTGCTTTTGCTCAAACGCAGGGGCATCTGGGACCTGCCCAAGGGGAAGATGGATCCGACAGATCTTACGCTTGAGTCCTGCACCCTGCGGGAGGTCAAAGAAGAGGTCGGGGACTTCCCATTTGTGCTCGAGCGTTACGTAACGGCCTCGCAACACGTCTACTCGCACGGCGAGCACCTGATTTTGAAGACCACCCATTGGTATACGATGCGCTCACCGGTGGAGGATTTCCCTGTGGGCCATAACCCCAAAGTGACGGAATACCGTTGGACGCCCATCGAAGAGGCGATCGAGCTTGTGGGTTTTGAGACGCTGCGCCAGGTGCTGACCCACGTACGGCACCTGCTTAGCCCCCCGGACTCCAACGGGGCTGCGGCTTCCCCCCCAGTTGACCATCCCGGGATCCCCGAGGAGCCTCAATGGGCCATGATGGCGGGGGCCGATTCATGA
- a CDS encoding MBL fold metallo-hydrolase, which translates to MHPFNHPLGSAHSAPRPHELRVTLLGTGTSTGVPVIGCRCRVCTSSDPRDKRLRCSAWVRTARTSLLIDTGPDFRLQALRYGIPRIDAVLYTHHHFDHVMGLDELRAFNYLQPDPIPLYASPEAASMLRHMFRYVFLDPPMPGIPKVQLNEIIGPFRIGELDIQPIPVWHGPISVLGFRIGPFAYVTDVSQIPEQSLPLLEGLEVLVLGALRYRPHPMHFSIHEAVSAARRLGAKQTYLIHLTHEVLHAEAEADLPEFVQPAYDGLELRIPWLKAHSEPTA; encoded by the coding sequence GTGCACCCCTTTAATCATCCTCTCGGATCGGCGCACAGCGCCCCTCGGCCCCATGAGCTGCGCGTAACGCTGCTTGGCACGGGGACCTCCACGGGCGTCCCCGTGATCGGCTGCCGGTGCCGGGTTTGCACTTCCTCAGATCCGCGGGATAAGCGGCTGCGTTGTTCGGCGTGGGTGCGCACGGCCCGCACAAGCCTGCTTATCGACACAGGGCCGGATTTTCGGCTGCAGGCGCTGCGTTACGGGATCCCGCGTATTGACGCTGTGCTCTACACGCATCACCATTTCGATCACGTCATGGGCTTAGATGAGCTACGCGCCTTCAACTACCTGCAGCCCGATCCTATCCCCCTGTACGCCTCCCCGGAGGCGGCCTCTATGTTGCGGCACATGTTCCGGTATGTTTTCCTGGATCCCCCCATGCCAGGTATTCCCAAGGTGCAGCTAAACGAGATCATAGGTCCTTTTCGCATCGGGGAGCTCGACATACAGCCCATACCCGTCTGGCACGGCCCCATTTCTGTGCTTGGGTTTCGGATCGGGCCTTTTGCTTACGTAACGGACGTGAGCCAAATTCCCGAGCAGAGTTTGCCCCTTCTGGAGGGCCTGGAAGTGCTCGTACTGGGCGCTCTGCGCTATCGACCTCACCCTATGCACTTCAGCATCCATGAGGCCGTATCTGCGGCCAGGCGTCTGGGGGCGAAGCAAACGTATCTTATCCACCTCACGCACGAAGTGCTGCACGCTGAGGCTGAAGCCGATTTGCCCGAGTTCGTGCAGCCCGCTTACGACGGATTGGAGCTCAGGATCCCCTGGCTGAAGGCGCATTCGGAGCCGACCGCATGA